Proteins encoded together in one Microbacterium sp. zg-Y625 window:
- a CDS encoding LLM class F420-dependent oxidoreductase, whose product MPLLDTPVRLGIQVQPQHAPYPAFRDVVMRLEEMGVDVLFNWDHFFPLSGDPDGLHFESWTMLAAWAEQTERVEFGALVNCNSYRNPDLQADMARTIDHISAKGGTGRFIFGTGAGWFERDYDEYGYEFGTPGSRLRDLEQGLARIEKRWAKLNPAPTRRIPVMIGGKGEQKTLRLVARHADIWHSFVAPDELPHKLSVIEKWADVEERPTSGLIISNELKGRDEDSADALYDSGVRLYTLGFQGPDWDYALIERWLRWRDGKNA is encoded by the coding sequence ATGCCTCTTCTCGACACTCCCGTGCGGCTCGGCATTCAGGTGCAGCCCCAGCACGCCCCGTACCCCGCCTTCCGCGACGTCGTCATGCGGCTGGAGGAGATGGGTGTGGACGTGCTGTTCAACTGGGACCACTTCTTCCCGCTCTCGGGCGACCCCGATGGCCTGCACTTCGAGTCGTGGACCATGCTCGCCGCGTGGGCGGAGCAGACCGAGCGCGTCGAGTTCGGGGCGCTGGTGAACTGCAACAGCTACCGCAACCCGGACCTGCAAGCCGACATGGCCCGCACGATCGACCACATCTCGGCCAAGGGCGGCACCGGCCGCTTCATCTTCGGCACCGGCGCCGGCTGGTTCGAGCGGGACTACGACGAGTACGGCTATGAGTTCGGCACGCCCGGCTCGCGTCTGCGCGATCTCGAGCAGGGGCTCGCGCGCATCGAGAAGCGGTGGGCGAAGCTGAACCCGGCGCCCACTCGGCGCATCCCCGTGATGATCGGCGGCAAGGGCGAGCAGAAGACGCTGCGCCTGGTCGCCCGCCACGCCGACATCTGGCACAGCTTCGTGGCACCCGACGAACTGCCGCACAAGCTCTCGGTGATCGAGAAGTGGGCCGACGTCGAAGAGCGCCCGACCAGTGGCCTCATCATCTCCAACGAGCTGAAGGGTCGCGACGAGGACTCCGCCGACGCCCTCTACGACAGCGGCGTGCGCCTGTACACGCTCGGCTTCCAGGGGCCGGACTGGGACTACGCGCTCATCGAGCGGTGGCTGCGCTGGCGCGACGGCAAGAACGCCTGA
- a CDS encoding 1,4-dihydroxy-2-naphthoyl-CoA synthase, whose translation MVSDLFDPAEWVAAPGADAYTDITAHVSTDGRIARIAFDRPEVRNAFRPHTVDELYRALDIARQDSRIGVVLLTGNGPSGKDGGWAFCSGGDQRIRGRDGYKYEGDEAQVPDPARSGRLHILEVQRLIRFMPKVVIAVIPGWAAGGGHSLHVVCDLSIASREHGRFKQTDADVGSFDAGYGSAYMARQVGQKIAREVFFLAEEYSADRAYEMGAVNRVVPHADLEREAIAMARTILTKSPTAIRMLKFAFNAVDDGLVGQQVFAGEATRLAYGTDEAVEGRDSFLEKRDPDWSPYPWHY comes from the coding sequence ATGGTTTCCGACCTCTTCGACCCTGCCGAGTGGGTGGCCGCCCCCGGCGCCGATGCCTACACCGACATCACCGCGCACGTCTCCACCGACGGGCGCATCGCGCGCATCGCGTTCGACCGGCCCGAGGTGCGCAACGCCTTCCGGCCGCACACCGTCGACGAGCTGTACCGGGCATTGGACATCGCGCGGCAGGATTCCCGCATCGGCGTGGTGCTGCTCACCGGCAACGGGCCGAGCGGCAAGGACGGCGGGTGGGCGTTCTGCTCCGGCGGCGACCAGCGCATCCGCGGCCGCGACGGCTACAAGTACGAGGGCGACGAGGCTCAGGTCCCCGACCCGGCGCGCTCGGGCCGCCTGCACATCCTCGAGGTGCAGCGGCTCATCCGGTTCATGCCGAAGGTCGTCATCGCCGTGATCCCCGGGTGGGCTGCCGGCGGCGGGCACTCGCTGCATGTGGTCTGCGACCTGTCGATCGCCTCCCGCGAGCACGGCCGGTTCAAGCAGACGGATGCCGACGTGGGCTCGTTCGACGCGGGGTACGGCTCGGCGTACATGGCGCGCCAGGTGGGACAGAAGATCGCGCGCGAGGTCTTCTTCCTCGCCGAGGAGTACTCCGCCGACCGTGCGTACGAGATGGGGGCGGTGAACCGGGTCGTCCCGCACGCCGACCTCGAGCGCGAGGCGATCGCGATGGCGCGAACGATCCTCACGAAGTCGCCCACCGCCATCCGCATGCTGAAGTTCGCGTTCAACGCGGTGGACGACGGGCTGGTGGGCCAGCAGGTGTTCGCCGGCGAGGCGACCCGTCTCGCCTACGGCACCGACGAGGCGGTCGAGGGGCGCGACTCCTTCCTCGAGAAGCGCGACCCCGACTGGTCGCCGTACCCCTGGCACTACTGA
- a CDS encoding permease prefix domain 1-containing protein, whose product MTVQSTFTDRYVDAATRSVPEKQRPDLAAELRASIEDQVDARAASGQAPADAERAVLSELGDPEKLAAGYTDRPLYLIGPRLYLDWLRVLKLLLWIVLPLAAVGFAIGAVVAGGDPAKMIGAVIGSVIGGTLSVGIHVAFWVTLAFAIADRALGGKSTPFTAWTVDQLREVRPAGQGLGDLVASLVFVAIAAGAVIWDQVRGVVYLQDQWMPMLDPRLWPWGIAALLVLLAAEAALAIAVYVRGRWTWPFVVANAVVALAVAVPALVLLINGMLVNPAFFPGGFPALSEQAASISAAALGIVIVGVAAWDIIDAALKARRAR is encoded by the coding sequence ATGACCGTGCAGTCCACCTTCACCGATCGTTACGTCGACGCAGCGACGCGCTCCGTCCCGGAGAAGCAGCGCCCCGATCTGGCCGCCGAACTGCGCGCCTCGATCGAGGACCAGGTCGATGCCCGTGCGGCATCGGGTCAGGCTCCCGCCGATGCTGAGCGAGCCGTGCTGAGCGAGCTCGGCGACCCCGAGAAGCTCGCCGCCGGGTACACCGACCGCCCGCTGTACCTGATCGGACCGCGCCTGTACCTGGACTGGCTCCGGGTACTGAAGCTGCTGCTGTGGATCGTGTTGCCGTTGGCCGCGGTCGGCTTCGCCATCGGCGCGGTGGTGGCCGGCGGCGACCCCGCCAAGATGATCGGGGCGGTCATCGGCAGCGTCATCGGCGGCACTCTGTCCGTCGGCATTCACGTGGCGTTCTGGGTGACCCTCGCCTTCGCCATCGCCGACCGCGCGCTCGGCGGCAAGAGCACGCCGTTCACTGCCTGGACCGTCGACCAGCTGCGCGAGGTCCGCCCCGCCGGACAGGGTCTGGGCGACCTCGTCGCCTCGCTCGTCTTCGTCGCCATCGCCGCGGGCGCGGTGATCTGGGACCAGGTCAGGGGAGTGGTGTACCTGCAGGATCAGTGGATGCCGATGCTCGACCCTCGGCTGTGGCCCTGGGGGATCGCGGCGCTGCTCGTGCTGCTCGCCGCGGAGGCGGCCTTGGCCATCGCCGTGTACGTACGCGGGCGGTGGACGTGGCCGTTCGTCGTCGCGAACGCGGTGGTCGCGCTGGCGGTCGCGGTTCCCGCGCTCGTCCTGCTTATCAACGGAATGCTGGTCAATCCGGCGTTCTTCCCCGGCGGCTTCCCTGCCCTGTCGGAGCAGGCCGCGTCGATCTCGGCGGCCGCGCTGGGAATCGTCATCGTCGGTGTGGCCGCGTGGGACATCATCGACGCCGCACTGAAGGCGCGACGCGCGCGCTGA
- a CDS encoding PadR family transcriptional regulator: MSETEALDTHLQELRRGTTVLACLRLLQEPGYGYGLLEELSRRGFDTDANTLYPLLRRLEKQGHLTSEWNTDEARPRKFYRTSEAGQRLARALTDDFTAIAEAIAGLPEEK; this comes from the coding sequence ATGAGCGAGACCGAAGCCCTCGACACGCACCTGCAGGAACTGCGGCGCGGCACGACGGTGCTGGCGTGCCTGCGGCTGCTTCAGGAGCCGGGTTACGGCTACGGGCTGCTCGAGGAGCTCAGCCGGCGCGGCTTCGACACCGACGCCAACACCCTGTACCCCCTGCTGCGCCGCCTGGAGAAGCAGGGACACCTCACGAGCGAGTGGAACACCGACGAGGCCCGGCCCCGCAAGTTCTACCGCACGAGCGAAGCCGGGCAGCGCCTGGCCCGTGCCCTCACCGATGACTTCACCGCGATCGCCGAGGCGATCGCGGGCCTCCCCGAGGAGAAATGA
- a CDS encoding DUF4229 domain-containing protein, producing MKARSAIVYSVLRLLAFLVPLGIMMLFPIMREYYWLSAIFAALIGLSLSLLFLRAPLDEVTSDLAARRQRRTTEQQDADAEDAAAGTLGDDAPLR from the coding sequence GTGAAAGCACGCTCCGCGATCGTCTACTCGGTGCTGCGTCTGCTGGCGTTCCTGGTGCCGCTGGGCATCATGATGCTCTTCCCGATCATGCGGGAGTACTACTGGCTGTCGGCGATCTTCGCGGCCCTCATCGGGCTCAGCCTGTCGCTGCTGTTCCTGCGGGCCCCGCTGGACGAGGTCACATCCGACCTCGCCGCGCGGCGGCAGCGGCGCACGACCGAGCAGCAGGATGCCGACGCGGAGGATGCCGCAGCCGGCACCCTCGGCGACGACGCACCGCTGCGCTGA
- a CDS encoding 1,4-dihydroxy-2-naphthoate polyprenyltransferase produces MAAPSRKKRSSSASARKPRGNPQKPKVTGSPVVASGATARDWIGAARLRTLPLAVSPVLIGTGAALVVDRELHWVIALACLVVAVSLQIGVNYANDYSDGIRGTDDHRVGPARLTASRKARPRTVLAVALAFFAIAALAGLAIVIRTQEWWMLAAGAACIVAAWFYTGGKRPYGYAGLGELFVFVFFGLVATAGTAYAQVGVVPQEAWFGAVAAGLLACAVLLANNLRDIDQDRAAGKRTLTVRIGKRATQALFTLFLLVPFAISAYLALFFPIAWLTMLALIPAAAAILIVWTYRAPRELVVALGVTSLTSLVYGALLLWAFAA; encoded by the coding sequence GTGGCAGCACCCTCCCGTAAGAAGCGCTCATCGTCGGCATCCGCTCGAAAGCCCCGCGGTAACCCGCAGAAGCCGAAGGTCACCGGCTCACCGGTCGTCGCCTCCGGGGCGACGGCACGGGACTGGATCGGCGCCGCGCGGCTGCGCACCCTGCCGCTGGCGGTCTCCCCGGTGCTGATCGGCACCGGCGCCGCCCTCGTGGTCGACCGCGAGCTGCACTGGGTCATCGCGCTGGCGTGCCTCGTGGTGGCGGTGTCGCTGCAGATCGGCGTCAATTACGCGAACGACTACAGCGACGGCATCCGCGGCACCGACGACCACCGGGTCGGCCCCGCCCGGCTCACCGCCTCGCGCAAGGCCCGGCCGCGCACCGTGCTCGCGGTCGCGCTGGCGTTCTTCGCCATCGCCGCGCTCGCAGGCCTGGCCATCGTCATCCGCACCCAGGAGTGGTGGATGCTGGCCGCCGGCGCCGCATGCATCGTCGCTGCCTGGTTCTACACCGGGGGCAAGCGCCCCTACGGGTATGCGGGACTGGGCGAGCTCTTCGTCTTCGTCTTCTTCGGTCTGGTGGCGACCGCCGGCACGGCCTACGCGCAGGTGGGCGTGGTGCCGCAGGAAGCGTGGTTCGGCGCGGTGGCGGCAGGGCTGCTCGCCTGCGCCGTGCTGCTGGCGAACAATCTGCGGGACATCGACCAGGACCGCGCCGCCGGCAAGCGCACCCTGACGGTGCGCATCGGCAAGCGGGCCACCCAGGCGCTGTTCACGCTGTTCCTGCTGGTGCCGTTCGCCATCTCGGCGTATCTCGCGCTGTTCTTCCCAATCGCCTGGCTGACGATGCTGGCGCTCATCCCGGCGGCGGCGGCGATCCTCATCGTCTGGACGTACCGCGCGCCGCGCGAGCTCGTGGTGGCGCTGGGGGTGACGTCCCTGACGTCGCTGGTCTACGGGGCGCTGCTGCTCTGGGCGTTCGCCGCCTGA
- a CDS encoding MMPL family transporter: MSTLLFSLGRWSYRHPWRVLVSWVLLLSLAGGGALAFMKGTDNAFSIPGTEAQEGIQLLERTFPQASGTSAQIVIVADDGDVVTEEPYTGAIADTVTAFGDLDGVLAVTDPFDDMVSGLVSDDERAAIVRLQFDGQAIDVSEETTQALRDISADVRDELPAGAQVALGGDLFGTSIPTLSIIEAVGVLIALFVLIVTFRSIAVAWFPLVSALIGVGLAIALIYAATAFTLISSTAPMLAIMLGLAVGIDYALFIVARHQDQVRAGVEPEESAARATGTAGSAVVFAGMTVLIALIGLAFAGIPFLTVMGIAAAAAVAIAVAVAVTLTPALLGFSQGRVVGWPRRARRTAKPEGPDATDSAPRPARRGFAQRWVTLVTRHPVVTTVAVVVGLGVVAVPAASLSLALPNAGVQPPSSEARQAYDLSAEHFGPGSNGPLIMTGTIVTSTDPLTLMTDIGDEIAEMPGVAEVALATPNETADTGLVQIVPETAPDDPATADLVRELRAQHDRLLDEYGVDLKVTGFTAVGIDISDRLGAALVPFGLFVVGLSLILLTIVFRSIWVPVTAAAGYLLSVAASFGVVAAVFEWGWFADLLHVARTGPVISFMPIILMGVLFGLAMDYQVFLVSRMREDYVHTRRDRAGRAERHTAVGAVRSGFTASARVVTAAAVIMFAVFAAFVPEGDSSIKPIALGLAAGIAVDAFLVRMTLVPAVMALLGEKAWWMPRWLERRLPHFDIEGEAVERELSTAHWPERPAAVAGEGVTLTADAGRRGEITLFRDCTFRVDDGGTLLVDGERRAARAFALMVAGRITPDDGLLRVAGHLLPGRAAWVRSHVSVALLDAGDDPVRALQEALSGSPRLIVLDGLDALPSEHRDEAARLLRAAAESLRERSGDPRAALTVVASGHADGGARAVLAAAGRPEPTLLMLSDRPASPTPDADAASDRIAESKALA, from the coding sequence GTGTCCACTCTCCTGTTCTCCCTGGGCCGCTGGTCGTACCGCCACCCCTGGCGCGTGCTCGTCTCCTGGGTGCTGCTGCTCAGCCTCGCGGGAGGAGGCGCCCTGGCCTTCATGAAGGGCACGGACAACGCCTTCTCGATCCCGGGCACGGAAGCGCAGGAAGGCATCCAGCTGCTGGAGCGCACCTTCCCGCAGGCGAGCGGAACCAGCGCTCAGATCGTCATCGTCGCCGATGACGGCGACGTCGTGACGGAGGAGCCCTACACCGGGGCCATCGCCGACACCGTCACGGCATTCGGTGACCTCGACGGAGTGCTGGCGGTCACCGACCCGTTCGACGATATGGTCTCGGGGCTCGTCTCCGACGACGAGCGGGCCGCGATCGTCCGCCTGCAGTTCGACGGGCAGGCCATCGACGTCAGCGAGGAGACGACCCAGGCGCTTCGCGACATCTCGGCCGACGTCCGTGACGAGCTTCCCGCCGGCGCCCAGGTGGCGCTGGGCGGCGACCTGTTCGGCACGTCCATCCCGACACTGTCGATCATCGAGGCCGTCGGCGTGCTCATCGCGCTGTTCGTCCTCATCGTGACGTTCCGCTCGATCGCGGTGGCGTGGTTCCCGCTGGTGAGCGCGCTCATCGGGGTGGGTCTCGCGATCGCGCTCATCTACGCGGCGACGGCGTTCACCCTGATCTCGTCGACCGCCCCCATGCTCGCGATCATGCTCGGGCTCGCGGTCGGCATCGACTACGCCCTCTTCATCGTCGCGCGACATCAGGACCAGGTGCGTGCCGGGGTCGAGCCCGAGGAGTCCGCCGCCCGCGCCACCGGCACCGCCGGCTCGGCCGTGGTCTTCGCCGGAATGACGGTGCTGATCGCGCTCATCGGGCTGGCGTTCGCGGGCATCCCGTTCCTGACCGTCATGGGCATCGCCGCCGCCGCTGCGGTCGCCATCGCGGTGGCGGTCGCCGTGACACTCACCCCCGCGCTCCTCGGGTTCTCCCAGGGACGCGTCGTCGGGTGGCCCCGCCGGGCACGCCGCACCGCCAAGCCCGAAGGGCCGGATGCCACGGACTCGGCACCCCGCCCGGCTCGCCGTGGCTTCGCGCAGCGGTGGGTGACCCTCGTCACGCGCCACCCGGTCGTGACGACCGTCGCGGTCGTGGTGGGCCTCGGGGTCGTCGCGGTTCCCGCGGCATCCCTCAGCCTCGCGCTTCCGAACGCCGGGGTGCAGCCGCCCTCGAGCGAGGCACGACAGGCGTACGACCTGAGCGCCGAGCACTTCGGTCCCGGCAGCAACGGGCCCCTCATCATGACCGGCACGATCGTCACCTCGACCGATCCGCTCACGCTGATGACCGACATCGGCGACGAGATCGCCGAGATGCCCGGCGTCGCCGAGGTGGCCCTGGCCACACCGAACGAGACCGCGGACACCGGGCTGGTGCAGATCGTCCCCGAAACCGCACCCGACGACCCCGCCACCGCCGACCTGGTGCGGGAGCTCCGCGCCCAGCACGACCGGCTGCTCGACGAGTACGGCGTGGATCTCAAGGTCACCGGCTTCACCGCGGTGGGCATCGACATCTCCGATCGCCTCGGCGCGGCGCTGGTGCCCTTCGGGCTCTTCGTCGTCGGGCTGTCGCTCATCCTGCTCACGATCGTCTTCCGCTCGATCTGGGTGCCGGTGACCGCCGCCGCCGGATACCTGCTGTCGGTGGCCGCCTCGTTCGGTGTGGTCGCGGCGGTGTTCGAGTGGGGCTGGTTCGCGGATCTGCTGCACGTCGCACGCACCGGCCCCGTCATCAGCTTCATGCCGATCATCCTCATGGGGGTGCTCTTCGGGCTCGCCATGGACTACCAGGTCTTCCTCGTCTCGCGCATGCGCGAGGACTACGTGCACACCCGCCGCGACCGCGCCGGACGCGCCGAGCGCCACACCGCCGTCGGCGCGGTGCGCTCCGGCTTCACCGCCTCGGCCCGCGTCGTGACCGCGGCCGCGGTCATCATGTTCGCCGTCTTCGCCGCGTTCGTGCCCGAGGGCGACTCCTCCATCAAGCCCATCGCACTGGGCCTTGCCGCCGGCATCGCGGTCGACGCGTTCCTCGTGCGCATGACGCTCGTGCCGGCCGTCATGGCCCTGCTGGGAGAGAAGGCCTGGTGGATGCCGCGGTGGCTCGAGCGCCGCCTGCCGCACTTCGACATCGAGGGCGAGGCGGTCGAGCGCGAGCTCAGCACCGCGCACTGGCCGGAACGGCCCGCGGCCGTCGCCGGCGAGGGCGTGACACTGACGGCCGACGCGGGTCGCCGCGGCGAGATCACCCTGTTCCGGGACTGCACCTTCCGGGTCGACGACGGCGGCACCCTGCTCGTCGACGGTGAGCGGCGCGCCGCGCGCGCCTTCGCGCTCATGGTCGCCGGCCGCATCACCCCCGACGACGGGCTGCTGCGCGTGGCCGGTCACCTGCTGCCGGGACGCGCAGCCTGGGTGCGGTCGCACGTCTCCGTCGCACTCCTCGACGCCGGCGACGACCCGGTGAGGGCCCTCCAGGAGGCCCTCTCGGGCTCCCCGCGCCTCATCGTCCTCGACGGCCTCGACGCCCTCCCCTCCGAACACCGCGACGAAGCCGCGCGGCTGCTGCGCGCGGCCGCCGAGAGCCTGCGCGAACGCTCCGGCGATCCTCGTGCCGCGCTCACGGTCGTCGCCTCCGGGCACGCCGACGGCGGCGCGCGCGCGGTGCTCGCCGCGGCCGGGCGGCCCGAGCCCACCCTCCTGATGCTGAGCGACCGACCGGCATCCCCCACACCCGACGCGGATGCCGCGTCTGACCGAATCGCGGAAAGCAAGGCCCTCGCATGA
- a CDS encoding o-succinylbenzoate synthase, which produces MPSLPPLDEVIRDAVVVALPLSTRFRGVDTREAMLLRGPAGWTEFSPFPEYDDAEASAWLAGAIDFGWNEAPQPVRDRVPVNATVPAVGADRVAEVLARFDGCRTAKVKVAERGQVLADDVARVRAVRRAMGPEGRVRIDANGAWNVDEAEHALHALAEFDLEYVEQPCASIAELAELRSRIRYMDIPVAADESVRKAADPLAVARAGAADILVVKAQPLGGVHRALQLVAEAGLPAVVSSALDTSIGLSMGVALAAALPTLDFDCGLGTSALFMGDITTPPLAPQAGSLPVGRVHPDAAALAAHEAPADRRAWWLERVARCYGVLDSVS; this is translated from the coding sequence GTGCCCTCGCTCCCTCCGCTCGACGAAGTGATCCGCGACGCCGTCGTCGTCGCCCTCCCCCTCTCCACCCGGTTCCGCGGCGTGGACACGCGCGAGGCGATGCTGCTGCGCGGCCCCGCGGGCTGGACGGAGTTCTCCCCCTTCCCCGAGTACGACGACGCCGAGGCCTCCGCCTGGCTGGCCGGCGCGATCGACTTCGGCTGGAACGAGGCCCCGCAGCCGGTGCGCGACCGCGTGCCGGTCAACGCCACCGTCCCCGCCGTCGGCGCTGACCGCGTCGCCGAGGTGCTGGCGCGCTTCGACGGATGCCGCACGGCCAAGGTGAAGGTGGCCGAGCGAGGCCAGGTCCTCGCCGACGACGTCGCACGGGTCCGCGCGGTGCGCAGGGCGATGGGCCCGGAGGGGCGCGTCCGCATCGACGCCAACGGCGCCTGGAACGTCGACGAGGCCGAGCACGCCCTGCACGCCCTCGCCGAGTTCGACCTCGAGTACGTCGAGCAGCCCTGTGCGAGCATCGCGGAGCTCGCGGAGCTGCGCTCGCGCATCCGATACATGGACATCCCGGTCGCCGCGGACGAAAGCGTCCGCAAGGCCGCCGACCCGCTGGCCGTAGCCCGCGCGGGCGCCGCGGACATCCTCGTGGTGAAGGCTCAGCCCCTGGGAGGCGTCCACCGCGCGCTGCAGCTGGTCGCCGAGGCGGGGCTTCCCGCCGTCGTCTCGAGTGCCCTGGACACCTCGATCGGCCTGTCGATGGGGGTGGCCCTGGCCGCCGCCCTGCCGACCCTGGACTTCGACTGCGGACTGGGCACGTCGGCGCTCTTCATGGGCGACATCACCACTCCCCCGCTCGCACCCCAAGCCGGGTCGCTCCCTGTGGGGCGCGTGCATCCGGATGCCGCGGCGCTGGCCGCCCACGAGGCGCCGGCAGACCGCCGGGCATGGTGGCTCGAACGGGTCGCCCGCTGCTACGGCGTGCTGGATTCCGTCAGCTGA
- a CDS encoding AMP-binding protein — protein sequence MELQAVDGADPRDVMRALRAAIHGAGPALGLGMVEPAPRAVPAGTAVVVTTSGSTGVPKSVVLSRGALTASAMATAARVGEGSWLLALPASYVAGLQVLVRAIVSDREPAVLSGAFTPQAFAAASLMMTSTRNGERVPTFTSLVPAQLQKLLDGAEHDTVVASALRSYEAILVGGQALPAAVLERAQSAGARIVRTYGSTETSGGCVYDGRPLDGVSLRIVDGEVQITGPTLADGYLDDPERTAATFPVDADGTRWYRTGDAGVLTDGVLAVRGRLDNVIVSGGINISLDRVEQIVRGVPGLAGAVVVAVPDERWGEASVIVCARGDVLRRTDADHLASARDAVAAEVGPHARPARLVLVDELTTLPSGKPDREAIRRAVVQGGTH from the coding sequence GTGGAACTGCAGGCGGTGGACGGCGCCGACCCGCGCGACGTGATGCGGGCGCTGCGGGCCGCCATCCACGGCGCAGGTCCCGCGCTGGGTCTCGGCATGGTCGAGCCCGCCCCGCGCGCCGTCCCCGCCGGCACCGCGGTCGTCGTCACCACGTCCGGCTCCACCGGCGTGCCGAAGTCCGTCGTCCTCAGCCGCGGTGCGCTGACCGCGAGTGCGATGGCCACCGCCGCCCGGGTGGGCGAGGGCTCGTGGCTGCTGGCCCTGCCGGCGTCGTACGTCGCGGGGCTGCAGGTGCTCGTGCGGGCCATCGTCTCGGACCGTGAACCGGCCGTGCTGTCGGGGGCGTTCACGCCGCAGGCCTTCGCCGCGGCCTCGCTCATGATGACCTCCACCCGCAACGGCGAGCGGGTGCCGACCTTCACGTCGCTGGTTCCGGCGCAGCTGCAGAAGCTGCTGGATGGCGCGGAGCACGACACCGTGGTGGCGTCGGCACTGCGCTCGTACGAGGCCATCCTCGTGGGCGGTCAGGCGCTGCCCGCCGCGGTGCTCGAGCGCGCGCAGTCGGCCGGGGCACGGATCGTGCGCACCTACGGCTCCACCGAGACCAGCGGCGGGTGCGTCTACGACGGGCGGCCGCTCGACGGGGTTTCGCTTCGCATCGTCGACGGCGAGGTGCAGATCACCGGACCGACGCTCGCGGACGGCTACCTCGACGACCCCGAGCGCACCGCTGCGACCTTCCCGGTGGATGCCGACGGCACCCGCTGGTACCGCACCGGCGACGCCGGGGTGCTCACGGACGGCGTGCTGGCGGTGCGCGGGCGCCTGGACAACGTGATCGTCTCCGGCGGCATCAACATCTCGCTGGACCGGGTCGAGCAGATCGTGCGCGGCGTCCCCGGTCTCGCCGGCGCGGTGGTCGTCGCCGTTCCGGACGAGCGGTGGGGGGAGGCATCGGTCATCGTCTGCGCCCGCGGCGACGTGCTGCGCCGCACCGACGCCGATCACCTCGCGTCCGCCCGCGATGCGGTGGCCGCGGAGGTCGGTCCGCACGCGCGCCCCGCCCGGCTGGTGCTGGTGGACGAGCTGACGACGCTTCCGAGCGGCAAGCCCGACCGCGAGGCGATCCGCCGCGCGGTCGTGCAGGGCGGGACGCACTGA
- a CDS encoding TetR/AcrR family transcriptional regulator, giving the protein MADPRTLTRSRENTRGRLLDAALEVFAEVGLDAASVETVCERAGFTRGAFYSNFASKGELFLALIARIAEAKIEEAEARVRGIDADSVSTDPADLLRRLVGLSVAPGIDPALGSEIRAQALRDPQMAEAYLAWQDGMIARISQIVSRLVDAYGFRLRLPADEVARLFVGIADDTTVRAALQGLSEEQAGVLLNARAERLAAALVDPPVS; this is encoded by the coding sequence ATGGCAGACCCGCGCACTCTCACGCGCAGTCGCGAGAACACCCGCGGCCGCCTGCTCGACGCCGCGCTGGAAGTGTTCGCGGAGGTGGGGCTGGATGCCGCATCCGTCGAGACGGTGTGCGAGCGCGCCGGCTTCACCCGCGGCGCGTTCTACTCCAACTTCGCCTCGAAGGGCGAGCTGTTCCTCGCCCTGATCGCGCGGATCGCGGAGGCGAAGATCGAGGAAGCCGAGGCGCGCGTGCGGGGGATCGACGCCGACAGCGTCTCGACCGACCCGGCCGATCTACTGCGCCGCCTGGTCGGGCTGTCGGTGGCTCCCGGCATCGACCCCGCGCTCGGCAGTGAGATCCGTGCGCAGGCGCTGCGAGATCCGCAGATGGCGGAGGCGTATCTCGCCTGGCAGGACGGCATGATCGCGCGGATCTCGCAGATCGTCTCTCGTCTCGTCGACGCCTACGGCTTTCGTCTGCGCCTGCCCGCGGACGAGGTGGCGCGGCTGTTCGTCGGGATCGCCGACGACACCACGGTCCGCGCCGCGCTGCAGGGCCTGAGCGAGGAGCAGGCTGGGGTGCTGCTCAACGCGCGCGCCGAGCGGCTGGCCGCGGCGCTGGTGGATCCGCCCGTCAGCTGA